One window of the Thermasporomyces composti genome contains the following:
- a CDS encoding glutathione-independent formaldehyde dehydrogenase has protein sequence MKAVVYKGPFEVAVEQVEDPRIEHPNDVIVRVTTAAICGSDLHMYEGRTKAEPGLVFGHENMGIIEEVGSAVTSLKVGDRVVMPFNVACGFCKNCVSGYTGFCLTVNPNFAGGAYGYVAMGPFRGGQAEYLRVPYADFNCLKLPEGNELEKDFILLADIFPTGYHGCELADVRPGDTVAVYGGGPVGLMAAYSAMLRGASKVFVVDRIPERLQKAESIGAIPINFQEASPVEQIKEQTGGEGTDKGIDAVGYQAQSQTGEREEPAVVLNSLIQTVRPTGMLGVPGLYVPADPGAPDEAAKSGMLLVAIGSMFERGLRLGTGQCNVKRYNRHLRDLIIAGRARPSFVVSHEVPLDQAPEAYDKFDKRVEGYTKVLLHP, from the coding sequence GTGAAGGCGGTCGTCTACAAGGGACCGTTCGAGGTCGCAGTCGAGCAGGTGGAAGACCCCCGGATCGAGCACCCGAACGATGTGATCGTTCGCGTCACGACCGCGGCAATCTGCGGCTCCGATCTGCACATGTACGAGGGCCGAACGAAAGCCGAGCCAGGTTTGGTCTTCGGTCACGAGAACATGGGCATCATCGAGGAGGTAGGGTCCGCGGTCACCTCCCTCAAAGTGGGCGACCGGGTGGTCATGCCCTTCAACGTCGCCTGCGGATTCTGTAAGAACTGCGTCAGCGGCTACACCGGCTTCTGCCTCACGGTGAACCCCAACTTCGCTGGCGGCGCCTACGGCTACGTGGCCATGGGGCCGTTCCGCGGCGGCCAGGCCGAGTACCTCCGGGTCCCGTACGCCGACTTCAACTGCCTCAAGCTGCCGGAGGGGAACGAGCTGGAGAAGGACTTCATCCTGCTCGCCGACATCTTCCCCACCGGCTACCACGGCTGCGAGCTGGCGGACGTTCGTCCTGGCGACACCGTCGCGGTCTACGGAGGCGGGCCGGTGGGCCTCATGGCCGCGTATTCGGCGATGCTCCGCGGCGCGTCGAAGGTCTTCGTCGTCGACCGGATCCCTGAGCGGCTGCAGAAGGCGGAGAGCATCGGCGCGATTCCGATCAACTTCCAGGAGGCCAGCCCGGTCGAGCAGATCAAGGAGCAGACCGGCGGTGAAGGTACCGACAAGGGCATCGACGCGGTCGGCTACCAAGCCCAGTCCCAGACCGGCGAACGGGAGGAGCCAGCGGTCGTCCTCAACTCGCTGATCCAGACCGTGCGACCGACCGGCATGCTGGGCGTGCCGGGCCTGTACGTGCCGGCCGACCCCGGTGCTCCCGACGAGGCCGCGAAGAGCGGCATGCTCCTCGTCGCGATCGGCTCGATGTTCGAGCGAGGGCTGCGGCTCGGCACCGGTCAGTGCAACGTCAAGCGCTACAACCGGCACCTGCGCGACCTCATCATCGCCGGCCGCGCCCGGCCGAGCTTCGTCGTGTCCCACGAGGTGCCGCTGGACCAGGCGCCCGAGGCGTACGACAAGTTCGACAAGCGCGTCGAGGGCTACACCAAGGTCCTGCTCCATCCGTAA
- a CDS encoding phage holin family protein has product MAGRDDATPGSATDKDQTPRETTEPGEAAATRPSPPQASPPRPGDDRTTVTPAAVDERADGRSLGQLVASATRDLSALIRGEIALAKAELKQSATAVGKGAGMFGAAAILAFIAVLMLSTAAAYGFVAAGLHPAVGFVIVGGAWLLLAGLLVYAGLRSVRKARPPERTIHSLEEARGIVSRGNTVTPSQPSTPDGSSRS; this is encoded by the coding sequence ATGGCGGGCAGGGACGACGCGACCCCGGGGAGCGCCACGGACAAGGACCAGACCCCACGGGAGACCACCGAACCTGGTGAGGCGGCGGCGACGCGTCCCAGCCCCCCGCAGGCTTCCCCACCACGCCCGGGGGACGACCGAACGACCGTCACACCGGCCGCGGTCGACGAGCGTGCCGACGGGAGGAGCCTCGGGCAGCTGGTGGCCAGCGCCACGCGTGACCTGTCGGCCTTGATCCGTGGCGAGATCGCGCTCGCCAAGGCCGAGCTCAAGCAGAGCGCGACCGCCGTGGGCAAGGGCGCGGGCATGTTCGGCGCCGCCGCGATCCTCGCCTTCATCGCCGTCCTCATGCTCTCCACCGCCGCCGCGTACGGCTTTGTCGCCGCCGGCCTCCACCCGGCTGTCGGATTTGTCATCGTCGGCGGTGCCTGGCTCCTGCTGGCCGGACTGCTCGTCTACGCCGGCCTACGGAGCGTTCGGAAGGCTCGTCCGCCCGAGCGCACGATCCACTCGCTGGAGGAGGCGCGCGGGATCGTCTCGCGCGGGAACACGGTGACGCCCTCGCAGCCCTCGACGCCCGACGGGTCGAGCCGCTCCTGA
- the nhaA gene encoding Na+/H+ antiporter NhaA produces MGTEREAPRRLSFPVPSRHELAVLATVLRQESVGGALLLVATVAALVWANSPWHESYTHAREFTIGPLSAEAWATDGLLAIFFYVAGLELKRELVTGSLRQLSRALVPVVAAVGGMAVPALVFTAVVLASGDRDGLRGWAVPMATDIAFALGVLAVAGSGLPGALRALLLTLAIVDDLGAIIVIALFFTESLHLVPLGLALALLAGYAVLQHRRIRTPLVYVPLAIAIWWFTHESGVHATIAGVALGLLTRVRPDPGEEHSPAERLEHRLRPWSAGVAVPLFALAAAGVPVTPDALAAMVSDPAAVASFVGLVVGKAIGVFGGAWLTARLTHASLNPDLSWADVVAIALLAGIGFTMCLLFAELAFEADPARMARVKAAVMIGSVTAALLAVVLLRFRRVRHQAAGNDETSDS; encoded by the coding sequence ATGGGCACCGAGCGCGAAGCGCCCCGTCGCCTGAGCTTTCCCGTCCCCTCCCGTCACGAGCTGGCCGTCTTGGCGACGGTGCTCCGGCAGGAGTCGGTCGGCGGCGCGCTCCTGCTGGTCGCGACCGTGGCCGCGCTCGTGTGGGCCAACTCCCCGTGGCACGAGAGCTACACCCACGCCCGGGAGTTCACCATCGGCCCGCTGTCGGCGGAGGCGTGGGCGACGGACGGGCTGCTCGCCATCTTCTTTTACGTCGCTGGGCTGGAACTCAAGCGAGAGCTCGTCACCGGCTCCCTCCGCCAACTCTCCCGCGCGCTGGTGCCGGTCGTGGCGGCGGTGGGCGGCATGGCCGTTCCCGCGCTGGTCTTCACCGCGGTGGTCCTCGCCTCGGGCGACCGCGACGGCCTGCGCGGCTGGGCCGTCCCGATGGCGACCGACATCGCGTTCGCGTTGGGGGTGTTGGCGGTCGCGGGCTCCGGGCTGCCGGGGGCGTTGCGGGCGCTCCTGCTCACCCTGGCGATCGTCGACGACCTCGGGGCGATCATCGTCATCGCCCTCTTCTTCACCGAGTCCCTGCACCTCGTCCCGCTGGGCCTCGCGCTCGCGCTTCTGGCTGGGTACGCAGTCCTGCAGCATCGCCGGATCCGGACGCCCCTCGTCTACGTTCCCCTCGCGATCGCCATCTGGTGGTTCACGCACGAGAGCGGCGTGCACGCCACCATCGCCGGCGTCGCCCTCGGGTTGCTGACCCGGGTCCGACCGGACCCAGGCGAGGAGCACTCTCCGGCCGAACGGCTCGAGCACCGCCTCCGACCTTGGTCCGCGGGAGTCGCCGTCCCCCTCTTCGCGCTCGCGGCCGCCGGAGTCCCGGTCACGCCGGACGCGCTGGCGGCCATGGTGTCGGACCCAGCGGCCGTCGCTAGCTTCGTCGGCCTGGTCGTGGGCAAGGCGATCGGTGTCTTCGGCGGCGCCTGGCTCACCGCGCGGCTGACCCACGCCAGCCTCAACCCCGACCTGTCGTGGGCGGACGTCGTCGCCATCGCCCTCCTCGCCGGCATCGGCTTCACCATGTGCCTGCTCTTCGCCGAGCTGGCGTTCGAGGCCGATCCGGCCCGCATGGCCCGCGTGAAGGCGGCGGTCATGATCGGCTCGGTGACCGCTGCGCTCCTCGCTGTGGTGCTCCTGCGATTCCGACGTGTGCGCCACCAGGCGGCGGGAAACGACGAGACGAGCGATTCGTGA
- a CDS encoding TrmH family RNA methyltransferase: protein MLTRDARFQQWQALLWNRTKRNRTGEFLIHGVRPLTLAVRHGWPLRAVLRPHGSSLSTWATDMLATVRRSGTEVVEVAPDLLLELGEKSEEPPELIGVGEIQPDRLERIHFPPDGLVVVFDRPAYPGNIGTLVRSADAFGAGGVVVTGHAADVYDPKTVRASTGSLFAVPTIRLPSHHEVLAWVSTLRTDGIPVQVVGTDEDGDVDVDAADLVGPIVVVVGNELRGMSAAWRDACDVIVRIPMRGTASSLNASVAASLVCYEADRQRRASLARSAPPT, encoded by the coding sequence GTGCTCACCCGTGACGCGCGGTTCCAGCAGTGGCAGGCACTTCTCTGGAACCGAACGAAGCGCAACCGTACGGGTGAGTTCCTCATCCATGGCGTCCGACCACTGACCCTCGCGGTGAGACACGGGTGGCCCCTCCGTGCCGTGCTGCGGCCTCACGGTAGCTCGCTGTCGACGTGGGCCACCGACATGCTCGCGACGGTGCGACGCTCCGGCACCGAGGTTGTCGAGGTGGCGCCCGACCTGCTCTTGGAGCTGGGCGAGAAGTCAGAGGAACCGCCCGAGTTGATCGGGGTCGGCGAGATCCAGCCTGACCGGCTCGAGCGCATCCACTTCCCGCCCGACGGGCTGGTGGTGGTCTTCGACCGACCGGCGTATCCGGGCAACATCGGCACGCTCGTGCGCTCAGCCGACGCGTTCGGCGCCGGCGGGGTGGTCGTCACCGGCCACGCCGCGGACGTCTACGACCCCAAGACGGTCCGGGCGAGCACGGGCTCACTCTTCGCCGTCCCCACGATTCGCCTCCCCTCCCACCACGAGGTGCTCGCCTGGGTGAGCACGTTGCGCACGGACGGGATTCCCGTCCAGGTCGTCGGCACGGATGAGGACGGCGACGTCGACGTGGACGCCGCGGACCTCGTCGGCCCCATCGTGGTCGTCGTCGGGAACGAGCTTCGCGGCATGAGCGCGGCTTGGCGAGACGCCTGCGACGTGATCGTGCGTATCCCGATGCGCGGGACGGCGAGCTCGCTCAACGCGTCGGTGGCCGCTTCCCTGGTCTGCTACGAGGCGGACCGGCAGCGGCGCGCGAGTCTCGCCCGGTCCGCTCCCCCGACGTGA
- a CDS encoding cellulose-binding protein codes for MSETTTGAFRLVRRGYEPAQVDHRIRHLNEAVDAARRQSVELARRVEELEAKLSKQKEAAKSSEPTFAEFGERIGRILALAEEEAADLRSVAAAQADEMRQEAQQAAAEIRKEAERYAEEKRKEADTRAEEIIRRAEERAAELIDAAEHDAAARREEAEALFEQQRAKAAQAAADLEKTLAQRRERAERDLIERTAAAEQHLAAVLERSEQTQAEAERIHAEAQAKAERMIEEAQRKAHEIVSEAKTRADRIRSESDRELKALVQRRDSINAQLSNVRQMLATLSGTDPSALLGASTTSDDSEKSDS; via the coding sequence ATGAGTGAGACGACCACCGGCGCCTTCCGTTTGGTGCGTCGGGGCTACGAGCCTGCTCAGGTCGACCACCGTATCCGACACCTCAACGAAGCTGTCGACGCCGCGCGGCGTCAGTCGGTCGAGCTCGCCCGGCGCGTCGAGGAGTTGGAAGCGAAGCTGTCCAAGCAGAAGGAGGCCGCCAAGTCCTCGGAGCCGACGTTCGCCGAGTTCGGTGAGCGGATCGGACGGATCCTCGCACTCGCCGAGGAGGAGGCAGCCGACCTTCGTTCGGTCGCGGCTGCTCAGGCCGACGAGATGCGGCAGGAGGCGCAGCAGGCGGCCGCGGAGATTCGGAAGGAAGCCGAGCGGTACGCCGAGGAGAAGCGCAAGGAAGCCGACACGCGGGCTGAGGAGATCATCCGGCGTGCGGAGGAGCGCGCGGCTGAGCTGATCGACGCCGCCGAGCACGACGCCGCCGCCCGTCGCGAGGAGGCCGAGGCTCTCTTCGAGCAGCAGCGTGCGAAGGCCGCTCAGGCCGCGGCTGACCTGGAGAAGACGCTCGCGCAGCGCCGCGAGCGCGCCGAGCGCGACCTCATCGAGCGCACCGCCGCCGCCGAGCAGCACCTCGCCGCCGTCCTGGAGCGGTCGGAGCAGACCCAAGCGGAGGCGGAGCGGATCCACGCCGAGGCGCAGGCCAAGGCGGAGCGCATGATCGAGGAGGCGCAGCGTAAGGCGCACGAGATCGTCTCCGAGGCGAAGACCCGCGCCGACCGGATCCGGAGCGAGTCTGATCGAGAGCTCAAGGCGTTGGTGCAGCGGCGCGACAGCATCAACGCGCAGTTGTCCAACGTTCGGCAGATGCTCGCCACGCTCTCCGGGACGGACCCGTCGGCTCTCCTCGGAGCCTCCACCACGTCCGACGACTCGGAGAAGTCCGACTCCTAG
- a CDS encoding MOSC domain-containing protein — MAVVASVNLGKARHLEGAGVTGIDKRPVAVPVFVRAPGQRPDGAGSGLVGDVVCDRREHGGDDQAVYAYAREDLDWWAAELGRELANGSFGENLTTSGLDVTGALIGERWRVGAEVVLEVTKPRIPCSTFAAWLGERGWVKTFTQRAVPGAYLRVVRPGWIRAGDEVEVVERPDHDVTIGLVFRALTLEPELLQHLVRVDSLPDEIRDRARRRLSGAST, encoded by the coding sequence ATGGCGGTTGTCGCGTCGGTCAACCTGGGCAAGGCCCGACACCTCGAGGGTGCGGGCGTCACCGGTATCGACAAGCGGCCGGTCGCCGTGCCGGTGTTCGTGCGGGCGCCAGGACAGCGTCCTGACGGTGCGGGGAGTGGCCTCGTCGGCGACGTGGTGTGCGATCGACGCGAGCACGGCGGGGACGACCAGGCTGTCTACGCCTACGCTCGCGAGGACCTGGACTGGTGGGCGGCCGAGCTGGGGCGGGAGCTCGCCAACGGCTCGTTCGGTGAGAACCTCACGACGAGCGGCCTCGACGTGACCGGCGCACTCATCGGCGAGCGCTGGCGGGTCGGCGCCGAGGTCGTCCTCGAGGTCACGAAGCCCCGCATCCCGTGCTCGACCTTCGCCGCGTGGCTTGGCGAGCGTGGCTGGGTGAAGACGTTCACCCAGCGTGCTGTTCCGGGTGCCTACCTTCGGGTGGTGCGACCAGGCTGGATTCGGGCTGGGGACGAGGTCGAGGTCGTCGAACGCCCGGACCACGACGTCACGATCGGGCTGGTGTTCCGCGCTTTGACGCTGGAGCCGGAGCTTCTCCAGCACCTGGTGCGCGTGGACTCGCTGCCGGACGAGATACGAGACCGCGCGCGCCGGCGTCTATCGGGGGCATCGACGTAA
- a CDS encoding DUF6318 family protein: MKHTTKPQPQRIALAAISAALLVTAACSSNPEPRAIESSEASPSATRVATSTPTPTPTPTPTPTPTPTPTQDLKAELYAATVKFYETLNESYKTLDTSPVRELVTEDCGACKAYIDSVDSTREAGQRHADVGEYIIEDFAVAKHPIGGDYQTVTFELSHTGLRVLDADGNEIRKAERKTFEAMIDFVRRDGRWLVAEQYLE; this comes from the coding sequence ATGAAGCACACGACGAAACCTCAGCCCCAACGGATCGCCCTCGCTGCCATATCGGCGGCATTGCTTGTCACGGCGGCGTGCTCGAGTAATCCGGAGCCACGCGCTATCGAGTCGTCGGAGGCCAGTCCAAGCGCGACTCGTGTCGCCACCAGCACTCCTACCCCTACGCCCACACCAACACCGACGCCGACTCCCACTCCAACACCCACGCAGGATTTGAAGGCGGAGCTCTACGCCGCTACCGTCAAGTTCTACGAGACGCTCAACGAGTCCTATAAGACTCTCGATACCAGTCCGGTTCGAGAGTTGGTAACGGAGGACTGTGGCGCATGTAAAGCTTACATCGACTCGGTCGATTCCACTAGAGAAGCTGGCCAGCGTCACGCCGACGTCGGAGAGTACATCATAGAAGACTTCGCGGTTGCGAAACATCCTATAGGTGGTGACTACCAGACAGTAACTTTTGAGCTCTCTCACACGGGGCTTCGCGTTCTCGATGCCGATGGAAATGAAATACGCAAAGCTGAGAGGAAAACATTTGAGGCGATGATTGATTTTGTTAGAAGGGATGGGAGATGGCTGGTGGCGGAGCAGTATCTAGAGTAG
- a CDS encoding GntR family transcriptional regulator yields MLLTLDLSDPRPLHEQVATAVRRAIVESEIRPGDRLPPARDIAAALGVNVNTVLRALRELRDEGLVEFRRGRGISVVGAPDPRGVLLPQVRELLDNARRYGLQPKDVIALIEEAS; encoded by the coding sequence ATGTTGCTGACGCTGGATCTCTCCGACCCGCGCCCGCTGCACGAGCAGGTGGCGACGGCGGTCCGGCGTGCCATCGTGGAGTCGGAGATTCGACCAGGCGACCGCCTCCCACCCGCGCGTGACATCGCCGCCGCGTTGGGCGTCAACGTCAACACCGTGCTCCGCGCTCTCCGGGAGCTGCGCGACGAAGGGTTGGTGGAGTTCCGTCGCGGTCGCGGGATCTCCGTCGTCGGTGCTCCAGACCCGCGGGGCGTTCTCCTGCCGCAGGTACGGGAGCTACTCGACAACGCACGACGCTACGGCCTTCAGCCGAAGGATGTCATCGCACTGATCGAGGAGGCGTCATGA
- a CDS encoding DUF1648 domain-containing protein, with protein sequence MSFRARFILAASAWTALTGAAAVGLLLFFAHRLPDPLASHWGPSGRPDDSMSLTTLVTVTVLLMLGLAVPCLIAAIHGKALRRRQSRGFLAAAFVWAGTFVVGMTAITVWANLDATTWRAARPIHWQAFALIAVTFALGALGYLLGRFGPDEPPPTAAQRPVYTPKPGQRATWVSTASNRWLVGSAYVFLAAAIVLVAAKVALGFSSGLWALAIPFTLVGILGLALSTIRVQVTEGALAIAFGPLRWPVYTVPLAQLDAAWSEERWPTEVGGWGYRGLPGGATIMLRGGECLVVRYRDGGTLAISVDDAERGAALVNGLLGSRTPTP encoded by the coding sequence ATGAGCTTCCGTGCCCGCTTCATCCTGGCCGCATCCGCATGGACGGCTCTCACCGGAGCTGCGGCGGTCGGACTCCTTCTTTTCTTCGCTCACCGCCTCCCCGACCCCCTGGCCAGCCACTGGGGTCCCTCTGGGCGCCCCGACGACTCGATGTCGCTCACCACCCTGGTGACCGTCACCGTCCTCCTCATGCTCGGTCTGGCCGTGCCATGCCTCATCGCGGCCATCCACGGCAAGGCGCTGCGCCGCCGGCAGTCGCGAGGCTTCCTCGCCGCGGCATTCGTGTGGGCTGGCACCTTCGTCGTCGGCATGACGGCCATCACCGTCTGGGCCAACCTGGACGCCACCACCTGGCGGGCCGCCCGACCGATCCACTGGCAGGCGTTCGCCCTCATCGCGGTCACCTTCGCCCTCGGCGCGCTGGGCTACCTGCTCGGACGCTTCGGGCCGGACGAGCCACCGCCCACCGCCGCCCAACGCCCCGTCTACACCCCGAAGCCAGGGCAGCGCGCCACCTGGGTCTCCACCGCCAGCAACCGATGGCTCGTCGGCTCCGCCTACGTCTTCCTCGCGGCGGCGATCGTCCTCGTCGCGGCCAAGGTCGCTCTGGGGTTCTCCTCCGGGCTGTGGGCCCTGGCCATCCCCTTCACACTCGTGGGGATTCTCGGCCTCGCGCTGTCCACGATCCGAGTCCAGGTCACCGAAGGAGCGCTGGCCATCGCGTTCGGCCCGCTGCGCTGGCCCGTCTACACGGTGCCACTCGCCCAGCTCGACGCGGCCTGGTCGGAGGAGCGGTGGCCCACCGAGGTCGGTGGGTGGGGCTACCGCGGCCTGCCCGGCGGCGCCACGATCATGCTCCGCGGAGGCGAGTGCCTCGTCGTCCGCTACCGCGACGGAGGCACGCTCGCCATCAGCGTCGACGACGCCGAGCGAGGCGCCGCCTTGGTCAACGGCCTCCTCGGGTCACGGACGCCAACGCCCTGA
- a CDS encoding zinc-binding dehydrogenase → MRALVADPSAPTGIRLGEAPDPTPAPNQVLIRVAATSLNYGEVASARHAEPGTPLGWDAAGTVVEAAADGSGPKVGSRVVAFGGRGAWAELRAVDTTEVAVLPEKVEFAEAAALPVAGVTALRALRRFGFIAGERILVTGASGGVGRFAVQLAALAGAHVIASVGRPERGAGLAELGAAEVVVGLDDVREPVRGVVENVGGPTLVRAFELLQEGGSVQSIGGTSGEPAVFPPYSTVGVRRSIEAFTMGDHLAGDLAYLAELVASGRLDPQIGWRGSWERFEEAIQALLGRRIPGKAVLEVT, encoded by the coding sequence ATGCGAGCACTTGTCGCCGACCCGTCGGCACCGACCGGTATCCGCCTCGGTGAGGCACCCGACCCGACGCCGGCGCCGAACCAGGTCCTCATCCGGGTGGCGGCCACGTCCCTGAACTACGGCGAGGTCGCCAGTGCGCGCCACGCGGAGCCGGGCACGCCACTGGGCTGGGACGCCGCCGGCACCGTGGTCGAGGCCGCCGCGGACGGCTCCGGCCCCAAGGTGGGCAGCCGAGTCGTCGCTTTCGGCGGTCGGGGCGCGTGGGCGGAGCTCCGCGCGGTCGACACGACCGAGGTGGCGGTCCTGCCGGAGAAGGTCGAGTTCGCCGAGGCTGCCGCTCTACCAGTCGCGGGCGTGACCGCCCTCCGGGCCCTCCGGCGGTTCGGCTTCATCGCCGGCGAGCGGATCCTCGTCACCGGGGCGTCCGGAGGGGTGGGACGGTTCGCTGTCCAGCTCGCCGCGCTCGCGGGCGCGCACGTCATCGCCAGCGTGGGGCGTCCCGAACGCGGGGCGGGGCTGGCCGAGCTGGGGGCCGCTGAGGTCGTCGTGGGTCTGGACGACGTCCGCGAGCCCGTGCGCGGTGTCGTCGAGAACGTCGGTGGACCGACGTTGGTCCGGGCGTTCGAGCTGCTCCAGGAGGGTGGCTCGGTTCAGTCGATCGGCGGCACGTCGGGTGAGCCCGCGGTCTTCCCTCCGTACTCGACAGTCGGCGTGCGCCGGAGCATCGAGGCGTTCACGATGGGCGACCACCTGGCCGGCGACCTCGCCTACCTGGCCGAGCTGGTCGCTTCGGGCCGCTTGGACCCGCAGATCGGGTGGCGCGGAAGCTGGGAGCGGTTCGAGGAGGCGATCCAGGCTCTGCTCGGGCGTCGGATCCCAGGGAAAGCCGTCCTCGAGGTGACCTGA